One window of Pseudomonadota bacterium genomic DNA carries:
- a CDS encoding condensation domain-containing protein, translating into MTTNAPDVEDIYELTPAQAGMLFHTLGSPGTGTYVQQLWWTLEGELDTTELTQAWERVASRHGVLRTSFHWEGLERPYQMVHRRVRTPVIDEDLSALGSAEQAARLADVLTNDRRKGFDLTRAPAVRLHRYRLGEQRQRIMLTYHHILLDGWSVPVVSRELLLEVAAAREGKALTLPPSVPFSTHVRRVMAADQAAATAHWRERLADVTTPSYAGVMARTARHGGKATAVSKHAVTLPAEAAERVEAAARDAGVTLGTMALGAWAIALSGLSGRTDVLFGVTSSGRDAAVTTAIAGAKATPTVGMCLTTLPLRTDLESAHSLRDWLRALQRRQAEDRRYEHTPLTQLRGLAGLPGDVSLFDSIVVVGNTPLGTLQHAAGRFSDLRITELGDFEKTNYPFTLMVSPRSGIAVQGLGGTGTDPEAVARAVQLFARVLSAMPDYLDASPLHVPLADDDLETAAPMSDAVDPGLEVDEPIARVLQHGRTKPRAVALTLEERSVTYGELATRVRARAQQLRAAGVVPGDRVAIAAEPGINLVEALLAVLHCGAACVPLDPEQPAGRRRRMLEIATPAAVLSSNSFLEELISRAPSTSIGAPPEILSLDDPAPDATDSATTLPPMEQGGGLSRPAYVLFTSGSTGTPKGVVLPMDTLARLVR; encoded by the coding sequence GTGACGACGAATGCCCCGGACGTCGAGGATATCTACGAGCTCACTCCCGCTCAGGCGGGCATGCTCTTCCACACGCTCGGCAGCCCGGGGACGGGCACCTACGTGCAGCAGCTATGGTGGACCCTCGAGGGCGAGCTCGACACCACCGAACTCACGCAGGCGTGGGAACGCGTAGCCTCGCGCCATGGCGTGCTGCGCACGAGCTTCCACTGGGAGGGGCTCGAGCGGCCCTATCAGATGGTTCATCGCCGTGTGCGGACACCGGTGATCGACGAGGACCTCAGCGCCCTTGGGTCCGCCGAGCAGGCCGCGCGCCTGGCCGACGTGTTGACCAACGACAGGCGCAAGGGTTTCGACCTCACACGCGCACCAGCGGTGCGCCTGCACCGCTATCGGCTCGGCGAGCAGCGCCAGCGCATCATGCTGACCTACCACCATATCCTCCTCGATGGCTGGTCCGTGCCGGTGGTGTCCCGAGAGTTGCTGCTCGAGGTGGCGGCCGCACGCGAGGGGAAGGCGCTCACGTTGCCCCCGTCGGTTCCGTTCTCCACCCACGTCAGGCGCGTCATGGCGGCGGATCAGGCGGCGGCCACCGCGCACTGGCGTGAACGCCTGGCAGACGTCACTACCCCGAGCTACGCGGGGGTCATGGCCCGCACCGCGCGGCACGGTGGGAAGGCGACGGCGGTGAGCAAGCACGCCGTGACCCTTCCCGCCGAGGCGGCCGAACGGGTCGAAGCCGCCGCGCGCGACGCTGGGGTGACCCTCGGTACCATGGCGCTAGGCGCCTGGGCTATCGCCTTGTCGGGTCTCAGCGGGCGCACCGATGTGCTCTTTGGCGTGACCTCGAGTGGGCGTGACGCGGCCGTGACCACGGCGATCGCCGGTGCTAAGGCGACCCCGACCGTGGGCATGTGCCTGACGACCTTACCGCTGCGCACAGACCTCGAGTCGGCCCACTCCCTGCGGGACTGGCTGCGCGCTCTACAGCGTCGCCAGGCCGAGGATCGGCGCTACGAGCATACGCCGCTTACCCAATTGCGCGGTTTGGCGGGTCTGCCCGGCGATGTGTCGCTGTTCGACAGCATCGTGGTGGTGGGCAACACGCCACTGGGGACCCTGCAGCACGCCGCGGGTCGCTTCAGCGACCTGCGCATCACCGAGCTCGGCGACTTCGAGAAGACCAACTACCCCTTCACCCTGATGGTGTCGCCGCGGTCGGGTATTGCCGTACAGGGGCTCGGGGGCACGGGGACGGATCCTGAAGCGGTGGCGCGTGCGGTGCAGCTGTTTGCGCGCGTGCTGAGTGCGATGCCTGACTACCTCGACGCGTCACCCCTGCACGTACCGCTTGCCGACGACGACCTGGAGACGGCTGCACCGATGTCGGACGCGGTCGATCCAGGGCTCGAGGTGGACGAGCCGATAGCGCGTGTTCTGCAACACGGCCGCACTAAACCGCGGGCGGTCGCGCTGACGTTAGAAGAGCGAAGCGTCACCTACGGGGAATTGGCGACGCGCGTGCGCGCACGGGCGCAGCAGCTGCGTGCAGCGGGCGTCGTGCCGGGCGATCGTGTCGCCATCGCGGCGGAGCCGGGCATCAACCTCGTCGAGGCGCTGCTCGCAGTACTGCACTGTGGCGCTGCTTGCGTGCCGCTGGATCCCGAGCAGCCCGCCGGTCGACGCCGGCGGATGCTCGAGATCGCGACGCCGGCGGCGGTGCTGAGCAGCAACAGTTTTCTCGAGGAGTTGATCTCGCGCGCACCGTCGACCTCGATCGGTGCGCCGCCAGAGATCCTGTCATTGGATGACCCCGCACCT